A genomic segment from Dermatobacter hominis encodes:
- a CDS encoding TetR/AcrR family transcriptional regulator, translating into MEANVVRRRPFGSNPLVGERGTDTHRRVLAAALQVFDETAFAEASVEQIAERAGCSRPAFYQYFSSKEDVFWALAAELGARMVDLARQLGPIGPDAEGVEQLTEWVDAFMELHEEWAPVFAAFPSASRGQRQRVASSAPISDETGRALLKAFGVRRSRASERVVTNLVAVLIRCSFYAEAAPKGMSRDPLVIGLARFVHRVLAGPIDGVNIRRGRPARRRRIEVITPWEVEPHAPLRARGERTRRRLLDAGVVVLPERGYHDTRVDDLVETAGVSHGTFYRYFDSKDDFFRVLAGEASARMIEQVDRLQLDAPPAELRAWLRDWFDAYESDGGIISTWQDMRTSPELAAFSQQVAASVFTRLERLLDRRDFGQPQVSATLLLALIERAPYHVYTLGFGTRDEVIESTVTIIRRGFLGIEE; encoded by the coding sequence ATGGAAGCCAACGTCGTCCGCCGGCGACCGTTCGGCAGCAACCCGCTGGTGGGCGAGCGGGGCACCGACACACACCGCCGCGTGCTCGCGGCTGCGCTGCAGGTGTTCGACGAGACCGCGTTCGCCGAGGCGAGCGTGGAGCAGATCGCCGAGCGGGCCGGGTGCTCGCGCCCGGCCTTCTACCAGTACTTCTCCTCCAAGGAGGACGTGTTCTGGGCGCTGGCCGCCGAGCTCGGCGCCCGGATGGTCGACCTGGCTCGCCAGCTCGGTCCGATCGGCCCCGACGCCGAGGGCGTCGAGCAGCTGACCGAGTGGGTCGACGCCTTCATGGAGCTGCACGAGGAGTGGGCGCCCGTGTTCGCCGCCTTCCCGTCGGCCAGCCGCGGCCAGCGCCAGAGGGTGGCCAGCTCGGCGCCGATCAGCGACGAGACGGGCCGTGCCCTCCTCAAGGCCTTCGGCGTCCGCCGCTCCCGCGCCAGCGAGCGGGTGGTCACGAACCTCGTCGCCGTCCTCATCCGCTGCAGCTTCTACGCCGAGGCCGCGCCGAAGGGGATGAGCCGCGACCCGCTCGTCATCGGCCTGGCACGGTTCGTCCACCGCGTGCTGGCGGGGCCGATCGACGGCGTGAACATCCGTCGCGGGCGTCCGGCCCGGCGGCGTCGGATCGAGGTCATCACGCCCTGGGAGGTCGAGCCGCACGCCCCGCTCCGGGCCCGGGGCGAGCGCACCCGTCGCCGGCTGCTCGACGCCGGCGTCGTCGTGCTGCCCGAGCGCGGCTACCACGACACGCGCGTCGACGACCTGGTCGAGACCGCCGGGGTCAGCCACGGCACCTTCTACCGGTACTTCGACAGCAAGGACGACTTCTTCCGCGTCCTGGCCGGCGAGGCCTCGGCCCGGATGATCGAGCAGGTCGACCGCCTGCAGCTGGACGCGCCGCCGGCCGAGCTGCGGGCGTGGCTGCGCGACTGGTTCGACGCCTACGAGTCCGACGGCGGCATCATCAGCACCTGGCAGGACATGAGGACGAGCCCGGAGCTGGCGGCGTTCTCGCAGCAGGTGGCGGCCTCGGTGTTCACGCGCCTGGAGCGGCTGCTCGACCGGCGCGACTTCGGTCAGCCGCAGGTCAGCGCCACGCTGCTGCTCGCCCTGATCGAGCGCGCGCCGTACCACGTGTACACGCTCGGCTTCGGCACGCGGGACGAGGTGATCGAGTCGACGGTCACGATCATCAGGCGGGGGTTCCTCGGGATCGAGGAGTAG
- a CDS encoding acyl-CoA dehydrogenase family protein: MDFELSEEQAGLRDAAHAVLADACPPSVVRRCFDGGPDVVEEVRRELWAVLVGLDWAALAIPVDHGGLGLGPIEVGIVAEELGRVVAPAPFLATCTQFVPALRAAGSSWRLDEVAAGAVTGALALAEHGRWTADAVTTIAARGPDGWVLSGTKSHVLDGASADEVVVVARAPEGLGLFVVPGDRCRRRAVRTMDPTLPLAHLELDRVDVGGERALVEPGDPRAAAVVDHALEHATAALAVSTVATCRSILDTTVQYALDRVQFGRPIGSFQAVKHRLADCLLAVERAGALAWFALLTLAEDDGRRSVAVSMAKVAAGDCQRLLVRDGLQLHGGVGFTWEHDLHLHLKRAAAGELLLGTAADHRARLASLLDLVDAGAVPADEDRGAA, from the coding sequence ATGGACTTCGAGCTGAGCGAGGAGCAGGCCGGGCTGCGCGACGCCGCGCACGCCGTCCTCGCCGACGCCTGCCCCCCGTCGGTGGTCCGGCGGTGCTTCGACGGCGGACCCGACGTCGTGGAGGAGGTGCGGCGCGAGCTCTGGGCGGTGCTGGTCGGGCTCGACTGGGCGGCGCTGGCCATCCCCGTCGACCACGGGGGCCTCGGCCTCGGTCCGATCGAGGTCGGGATCGTCGCCGAGGAGCTGGGCCGGGTCGTCGCCCCCGCGCCGTTCCTCGCCACCTGCACCCAGTTCGTGCCCGCGCTGCGGGCAGCGGGTTCGTCGTGGCGGCTCGACGAGGTCGCCGCCGGTGCGGTGACCGGCGCGCTGGCCCTCGCCGAGCACGGCCGGTGGACGGCGGACGCCGTGACCACCATCGCCGCGCGTGGGCCCGACGGCTGGGTGCTGTCGGGGACCAAGTCCCACGTGCTCGACGGTGCGTCGGCCGACGAGGTCGTCGTGGTGGCCCGGGCGCCGGAGGGCCTCGGCCTGTTCGTGGTGCCCGGCGACCGGTGCCGTCGTCGAGCGGTCCGCACGATGGACCCGACGCTCCCGCTCGCCCACCTCGAGCTCGACCGGGTGGACGTCGGCGGCGAGCGCGCCCTGGTCGAGCCGGGAGACCCGCGCGCCGCCGCCGTGGTGGACCACGCCCTCGAGCACGCGACGGCGGCGCTGGCGGTGTCGACGGTGGCGACCTGCCGCAGCATCCTCGACACGACGGTGCAGTACGCCCTCGACCGGGTGCAGTTCGGTCGGCCGATCGGGTCGTTCCAGGCGGTCAAGCACCGCCTGGCGGACTGCCTGCTCGCCGTCGAGCGGGCCGGCGCGCTGGCGTGGTTCGCGCTCCTGACGCTGGCCGAGGACGACGGCCGGCGCTCGGTCGCGGTGTCGATGGCCAAGGTGGCCGCCGGTGACTGCCAGCGCCTGCTCGTGCGCGACGGGCTCCAGCTCCACGGCGGCGTCGGCTTCACCTGGGAGCACGACCTGCACCTGCACCTCAAGCGGGCC